The Herbaspirillum sp. RTI4 genome has a segment encoding these proteins:
- a CDS encoding class II aldolase/adducin family protein, producing MPTPTPNISPAEWAARVELAACYRIFAHLGWIELIYNHITLRVPGEDKHFLINPFGLNYAEVTASNLIKIDLQGNIIGHSEWTANPAGFTVHRAIHENIDNAHCVMHTHTTAGMAVACSQEGLSMSNFYAAQLHGQLAYHEFEGITVHEGEAPRLLANIGNKRAVILRNHGLLALGSSVPRAFAVLWLLNRACEIQVASTSMGPVRMISPEIQQACARDSLQFNENYGAGQDVFNALTRIIDATDTSYKN from the coding sequence ATGCCAACCCCCACTCCCAACATCTCCCCCGCAGAATGGGCCGCCCGCGTCGAGCTGGCTGCCTGCTATCGCATCTTTGCCCATCTGGGCTGGATAGAACTGATCTACAACCACATCACTTTGCGTGTGCCGGGCGAAGACAAGCACTTCCTGATCAATCCCTTCGGTCTGAATTACGCCGAAGTCACCGCTTCCAACCTGATCAAGATTGACCTGCAAGGCAATATCATCGGCCACTCGGAATGGACTGCCAATCCGGCCGGCTTCACCGTGCATCGCGCCATCCATGAAAACATCGACAATGCGCATTGCGTCATGCATACGCACACTACCGCCGGGATGGCGGTTGCCTGTAGTCAGGAGGGTTTATCGATGAGCAATTTCTACGCGGCTCAATTGCACGGTCAGCTGGCCTATCATGAGTTTGAAGGCATTACCGTGCATGAGGGCGAAGCGCCGCGCCTGCTCGCTAATATCGGCAACAAACGCGCTGTCATTTTGCGCAACCACGGTTTGCTGGCGCTAGGCAGTTCGGTACCGCGCGCTTTTGCTGTCTTGTGGCTACTGAACCGCGCTTGTGAGATTCAGGTAGCATCGACCTCGATGGGGCCGGTGCGCATGATTTCTCCGGAAATCCAGCAAGCCTGTGCGCGTGACTCGCTGCAATTCAATGAAAATTATGGGGCCGGTCAGGATGTGTTCAACGCTCTGACCCGCATCATCGACGCGACTGATACCTCGTATAAAAATTGA
- a CDS encoding LysR family transcriptional regulator, whose product MAQLRFTPRQLDAFITVADMRSFTAASQRLSLSASAVSQLIAELEQTIGFRLFDRSTRLVSLSSAGKEFLASAETAVKHLRQAESAAADVRNRAAGVVRIAAPMVLASVMLPEAIQAYQQKQPKVVVRIRDASVERLVDMVASGDADLAVGPDRATGDEVQRHLLCESAWVLWCAYGHPLAAKPELRWSDLRNTPLVAAGRDHERNVAQMSDSLPEDQRIGNIDVVDNITTALGIARAGLAATLSPEYVGALARPLGLTMRRVVDPEIMRYLCLYQPVRRATSPAAEGFAEHLSEWLPQWNKENGAA is encoded by the coding sequence ATGGCACAACTCCGATTTACCCCGCGCCAGCTCGACGCCTTCATCACGGTAGCCGACATGCGCAGTTTCACCGCCGCCAGCCAGCGCCTGTCCCTGAGCGCTTCGGCAGTCAGCCAGTTGATTGCCGAGCTGGAACAAACGATCGGTTTCCGGCTGTTTGATCGCAGCACGCGGCTGGTGTCCTTGTCGTCGGCCGGCAAGGAATTCCTGGCGTCGGCGGAAACGGCGGTGAAACACTTGCGGCAAGCTGAATCGGCCGCCGCCGATGTGCGCAACCGGGCCGCTGGCGTAGTGCGCATTGCCGCGCCGATGGTGCTGGCGAGCGTGATGTTGCCGGAGGCGATTCAGGCTTATCAGCAGAAGCAGCCGAAAGTCGTGGTACGTATCCGCGATGCGTCCGTGGAGCGGCTGGTCGATATGGTGGCCAGTGGCGACGCCGATCTGGCGGTCGGACCGGATCGCGCCACCGGCGACGAGGTGCAGCGGCATTTGCTGTGCGAGAGTGCCTGGGTGCTGTGGTGCGCGTACGGGCATCCGTTAGCGGCAAAGCCCGAGCTGCGCTGGAGCGATCTGCGCAATACGCCCTTGGTGGCGGCCGGGCGCGACCATGAGCGCAATGTCGCGCAGATGAGCGATTCGCTGCCGGAGGATCAACGCATCGGCAATATCGACGTGGTGGACAACATCACTACCGCGCTGGGCATTGCCCGTGCCGGACTGGCAGCGACGCTGTCGCCCGAATATGTCGGCGCACTGGCCCGACCGCTGGGACTGACGATGCGCCGCGTGGTCGATCCTGAAATCATGCGCTATCTCTGCTTATATCAGCCAGTGCGCCGGGCGACATCACCGGCAGCAGAAGGCTTTGCCGAGCATCTGAGCGAGTGGCTGCCGCAATGGAATAAGGAAAACGGGGCGGCGTGA
- a CDS encoding amino acid deaminase, which translates to MNVTNYHAALTNPMIDSLNKGLGSFQQTIPAAEVSALHWNLLREDLSLPAAILSEERMSHNLQWMQQFVSEYGVKLAPHGKTTMAPKLFARQLAGGAWGITLATAQQTRVAYHHGVRRVIMANQLVGKQNKAIISELMNDPSFDFCCLVDSARSVDQLGAFFQARRQSLHVLLELGVDGGRTGVRNDAQLKAVVEAIARWPGHIVLAGIEVYEGVLKEEADIRHFLQYAVTCAQQLAQEGRFAARAAERPVILTGAGSAWYDVVAEEFAKTDIGLPLDVVLRPGCYLTHDVGIYRAAQAQIQTRNPIARKMRTELQPALQLWAYVQSIPESGKAIIALGKRDAAFDAGLPLPVLHFRPGHAAPIATPAHWQVTGMMDQHAYLQIAEGDDIQVGDMLGFDISHPCLTFDKWRQIAVVNARYDVTDVIQTYF; encoded by the coding sequence ATGAATGTTACAAACTATCACGCAGCACTGACGAACCCGATGATCGATTCTCTGAACAAAGGATTGGGCTCGTTTCAGCAAACCATACCCGCCGCTGAAGTCAGTGCGCTGCACTGGAACCTGCTGCGTGAAGACCTCAGCCTGCCGGCCGCGATTCTGTCCGAAGAGCGCATGTCGCACAATTTGCAGTGGATGCAGCAATTCGTCAGCGAATACGGCGTCAAGCTGGCACCACACGGCAAAACCACGATGGCACCCAAACTGTTTGCTCGCCAACTTGCGGGCGGCGCATGGGGTATCACGCTGGCCACAGCGCAGCAAACACGGGTGGCTTATCACCACGGCGTACGACGCGTGATCATGGCCAATCAACTGGTCGGCAAGCAAAACAAGGCGATCATCTCGGAGCTGATGAACGATCCTTCTTTCGATTTTTGCTGTCTGGTCGATTCCGCACGCAGCGTCGATCAATTGGGCGCATTTTTTCAGGCGCGACGACAAAGCCTGCATGTGTTGCTGGAACTGGGCGTCGATGGCGGCCGCACCGGTGTGCGCAATGACGCACAGTTAAAGGCGGTCGTCGAGGCGATTGCACGCTGGCCCGGCCACATCGTCCTGGCGGGCATCGAAGTCTATGAAGGCGTACTCAAGGAGGAGGCGGACATCCGCCATTTCCTGCAATACGCCGTAACCTGCGCCCAACAACTGGCGCAAGAAGGCCGCTTTGCCGCCCGCGCTGCGGAACGGCCGGTGATCCTGACCGGTGCCGGTTCTGCCTGGTACGACGTGGTCGCGGAAGAATTCGCCAAGACCGACATCGGCCTGCCGCTGGATGTGGTGCTGCGTCCCGGTTGCTACCTCACGCATGACGTTGGCATCTACCGCGCAGCGCAGGCGCAAATCCAGACACGCAATCCCATTGCCCGCAAAATGCGCACCGAACTGCAACCCGCCTTGCAATTGTGGGCTTACGTGCAATCGATTCCTGAATCCGGCAAAGCCATCATTGCCCTCGGCAAGCGTGACGCCGCATTCGATGCCGGCTTGCCGTTGCCCGTTCTGCATTTTCGTCCCGGCCATGCGGCACCGATCGCCACGCCGGCGCACTGGCAAGTAACCGGCATGATGGATCAGCACGCCTATCTGCAAATTGCAGAAGGCGACGACATCCAGGTCGGCGACATGCTCGGCTTCGACATTTCCCATCCCTGCCTGACTTTCGACAAATGGCGTCAGATCGCTGTCGTCAATGCCCGGTATGACGTGACCGATGTGATCCAGACCTACTTCTAA
- a CDS encoding ABC transporter substrate-binding protein, which translates to MALTQRTTLIASLVAVALSLMAQTAQAQIKIGVIISATGPAASLGIPQKNTVSLLPTTIGGKSVEYIVLDDNSDTTAAVKNTRRLASENVDAIIGSSITPNSLAMVDVVAETQTPMISVAASAKIIEPMDDKHAWVFKTPQNDSLMASAVVERMVVDKIATVAYIGFSDSYGQGWYSEFAKQTELHKLKIVANEGYNRNDTSVTGQILKIIAANPDAVLIGAAGTPAVLPQRTLRERGYKGKIYQTHGVANNDFLRLGGKDVEGTLLPAGPVLVAALLPDSNPSKKTGLDYTQKYEAAYGAGSVTTFGAHLWDAGLLLQRALPEALKVAKPGTKEFRKALRDAIENVKNLTVSHGVINMTKTDHSGLDNRARVMVKIEANHWALAQ; encoded by the coding sequence ATGGCATTAACCCAGCGCACCACCCTCATTGCATCGCTCGTCGCCGTAGCCCTCTCGCTGATGGCGCAGACGGCACAGGCACAGATCAAAATCGGGGTGATTATTTCCGCAACCGGTCCGGCTGCTTCGCTTGGCATTCCACAAAAGAATACGGTCAGCCTGCTGCCCACCACGATCGGCGGGAAAAGTGTTGAATACATCGTCCTGGACGACAACTCCGACACCACTGCCGCAGTAAAAAATACTCGCCGCCTGGCTTCTGAAAATGTCGACGCCATCATCGGCTCGTCGATTACGCCGAACTCGCTGGCGATGGTCGACGTGGTGGCCGAAACGCAGACACCCATGATTTCGGTCGCTGCCAGCGCCAAAATCATCGAACCGATGGATGACAAACATGCGTGGGTCTTCAAGACTCCGCAAAACGATTCACTCATGGCCAGCGCCGTGGTCGAACGCATGGTGGTCGACAAGATTGCGACCGTCGCTTACATCGGTTTCAGCGACAGCTATGGCCAGGGCTGGTATAGCGAGTTCGCCAAACAGACCGAATTGCACAAGCTGAAAATCGTTGCTAATGAAGGCTATAACCGCAACGACACCAGTGTCACCGGCCAGATCCTGAAAATCATTGCGGCCAATCCTGATGCAGTCCTGATCGGCGCGGCGGGAACCCCGGCCGTGCTGCCACAACGCACACTGCGCGAGCGCGGCTACAAGGGCAAGATCTATCAGACGCATGGTGTCGCCAACAACGACTTCCTGCGCCTGGGCGGCAAAGATGTGGAAGGCACGCTGCTTCCTGCCGGTCCGGTTCTGGTGGCGGCGCTCCTGCCTGACAGCAACCCGAGCAAGAAAACCGGCCTCGACTACACCCAGAAATACGAAGCCGCTTACGGTGCTGGCAGCGTAACCACCTTCGGCGCCCATCTGTGGGATGCCGGTCTGTTGTTGCAACGCGCACTGCCGGAAGCCCTCAAGGTTGCCAAGCCAGGCACCAAGGAATTCCGCAAGGCTTTGCGTGACGCGATTGAAAACGTCAAGAACCTGACCGTTTCTCACGGCGTCATCAACATGACCAAGACCGACCACAGCGGACTCGATAACCGGGCGCGCGTGATGGTCAAGATCGAAGCCAACCACTGGGCGCTCGCTCAGTAA
- a CDS encoding N-acyl-D-amino-acid deacylase family protein, which yields MQHDSSVPAGRICDTLIRNVSVIDGSGNAPFMADVALAGGRILHIAVAGTGIDSDADWQAQHIIDGAGKVLSPGFIDVHTHDDTNVIRMPGMLPKLSQGVTTVVVGNCGISAAPVSLKNEPPDPMNLLGKAGDFTYPTFASYVEAIHQAQPSVNVAALVGHTALRSNQMDRLDRAATEAEIAAMCSQLREALEHGALGLSTGLAYGNAMQAPTSEVLALAAPLADAGAIYATHLRSEFADILEAMEEAFRIGKHARVAVVISHLKCAGVENWGRSGEVLQALEQAQRYQPVGCDCYPYTASSSTLDLKQVTDTIDIRVTWSEPFPAMGGKLLADIAKEWQLDLVTTARRLQPAGAVYHCMLDEDVNRILNHPATVIGSDGLPNDPFPHPRLWGAFPRVLGHYSREQKLFPLTVAIRKMTGLSAERFGLLERGLVRAGFWADLVLFDPETVRDAATFDDPMQPAEGIEAVWVNGVLSYLGGSKKEATGLRAGRFLARQTGLRPVAAR from the coding sequence ATGCAACATGATTCTAGCGTTCCGGCCGGACGGATTTGCGACACTTTAATTCGCAATGTGTCTGTGATTGACGGCAGCGGCAATGCGCCTTTCATGGCCGATGTTGCCCTTGCTGGCGGCCGTATTCTGCATATCGCTGTGGCCGGCACTGGTATCGATTCTGATGCGGACTGGCAGGCGCAGCACATCATTGATGGTGCGGGCAAAGTATTGAGCCCCGGATTTATCGATGTCCACACGCATGACGATACCAATGTGATCCGTATGCCGGGCATGCTGCCCAAGCTGTCGCAAGGCGTCACTACCGTGGTGGTCGGCAATTGCGGCATCAGCGCCGCACCGGTCAGTTTGAAGAATGAACCGCCGGACCCGATGAACCTGTTGGGCAAGGCCGGGGATTTTACTTATCCGACGTTTGCCAGTTATGTCGAGGCTATTCATCAGGCGCAGCCATCGGTCAATGTGGCCGCACTGGTAGGGCACACAGCCTTGCGCAGCAATCAGATGGACCGCCTCGACCGCGCCGCGACCGAAGCGGAAATCGCCGCCATGTGTAGTCAGTTGCGCGAAGCGCTGGAGCATGGTGCGTTGGGACTCAGCACCGGACTGGCGTATGGCAATGCCATGCAAGCGCCGACATCGGAAGTGCTGGCGCTGGCCGCACCGCTGGCCGATGCCGGCGCAATTTATGCGACCCATTTGCGCAGCGAATTCGCCGATATTCTGGAGGCGATGGAAGAAGCCTTCCGCATCGGCAAACATGCGCGCGTCGCGGTGGTGATCTCGCATCTGAAATGCGCCGGTGTCGAAAATTGGGGGCGCAGCGGCGAAGTGCTGCAAGCGCTGGAGCAGGCGCAGCGTTATCAGCCGGTCGGTTGCGATTGCTATCCGTACACCGCCAGTTCTTCTACGCTGGACTTGAAACAGGTGACCGATACCATCGACATCCGCGTGACCTGGTCCGAGCCATTTCCTGCCATGGGAGGCAAGCTGCTGGCCGATATTGCGAAGGAATGGCAGCTCGATCTTGTTACCACTGCACGCCGTTTGCAGCCGGCCGGCGCGGTGTATCACTGCATGCTGGATGAGGACGTCAACCGTATTCTGAATCATCCGGCGACTGTCATCGGTTCTGACGGTTTACCGAACGACCCCTTTCCACATCCGCGCTTGTGGGGCGCATTTCCCCGCGTGCTGGGGCATTACAGCCGCGAACAAAAATTGTTTCCGCTGACTGTGGCCATCCGCAAGATGACGGGTTTGTCGGCGGAGCGTTTTGGTCTTCTTGAGCGCGGTCTGGTGCGTGCCGGTTTTTGGGCCGACCTGGTGCTGTTCGATCCCGAAACTGTGCGCGATGCCGCCACCTTTGACGATCCCATGCAGCCTGCCGAGGGCATTGAGGCGGTGTGGGTGAACGGTGTTTTGTCGTATCTGGGCGGGAGTAAAAAAGAAGCGACCGGCTTGCGGGCCGGACGGTTTTTAGCGCGGCAGACAGGGCTTCGTCCTGTTGCCGCAAGGTGA
- a CDS encoding Vat family streptogramin A O-acetyltransferase, with the protein MNGPNPQNKHPMEGFPQVCFIKNTISNPNIIIGDYTYYDDPEDAENFERNVLYHFPFIGDTLVIGKFCALAKGVKFIMNGANHKFTGISTYPFQIFGNGWETVTPSPGELPYKGDTVIGNDVWIGYEALIMPGVSIGNGAIVSSRSVVTADVPAYTIVGGNPARLIKTRFAPEVVVMLEAIAWWNWPVDVITRHLALIVAGDVEALAACQEGH; encoded by the coding sequence ATGAACGGACCCAATCCGCAAAATAAACATCCGATGGAGGGCTTCCCACAAGTTTGCTTCATCAAAAATACGATCAGCAACCCGAATATCATCATCGGTGACTATACCTATTACGACGACCCGGAAGATGCGGAGAACTTCGAGCGCAATGTGCTTTATCACTTTCCTTTCATCGGCGACACGTTAGTGATCGGAAAATTTTGCGCTCTGGCGAAGGGGGTCAAATTCATCATGAACGGAGCCAATCACAAATTCACCGGCATTTCTACCTATCCCTTCCAGATTTTTGGGAACGGTTGGGAGACGGTGACGCCATCGCCGGGCGAACTGCCCTACAAGGGGGACACGGTGATCGGCAACGATGTGTGGATAGGCTATGAAGCCTTGATCATGCCGGGCGTCAGTATTGGCAACGGTGCCATCGTGTCCTCCCGTTCGGTAGTCACTGCCGATGTGCCGGCTTACACCATCGTTGGTGGCAATCCGGCCAGACTGATCAAAACGCGGTTCGCGCCCGAGGTGGTGGTCATGCTGGAAGCGATCGCATGGTGGAATTGGCCTGTCGACGTCATTACCCGTCATTTGGCGCTCATCGTTGCAGGGGATGTTGAGGCGCTTGCTGCCTGTCAAGAAGGCCACTGA
- a CDS encoding RidA family protein encodes MTIKRYGVEGGSGTGGQHLPFARAVEADGWLYVSGQVPMENGEVIDGGIIAQSHKAIQNVMAIMKEVGYGPEHVVRCGVWLDDARDFPSFNRVFKEYFGANPPARACVQSSMVVDCKVEVDCIAYKK; translated from the coding sequence ATGACAATCAAACGATACGGTGTTGAGGGCGGTTCAGGAACCGGCGGCCAGCATTTGCCTTTCGCTCGTGCGGTAGAAGCAGATGGCTGGCTGTATGTGTCGGGACAGGTGCCGATGGAAAACGGCGAAGTGATTGACGGCGGCATCATCGCGCAGTCGCACAAGGCGATTCAGAACGTGATGGCGATCATGAAAGAAGTCGGTTATGGCCCTGAACATGTGGTACGGTGCGGCGTTTGGCTGGACGATGCGCGTGATTTTCCTTCCTTCAACCGGGTGTTCAAAGAATACTTTGGCGCGAATCCACCGGCGCGTGCTTGCGTGCAGTCCAGCATGGTGGTCGATTGCAAGGTGGAAGTCGATTGCATCGCTTATAAAAAATAA
- a CDS encoding MurR/RpiR family transcriptional regulator, protein MEQTPHSFDIVSRIAERSGQLRQAEQKVAQAILSDLPFAASASIQTLAKQAEVSEASVTRFAKAIGCRDVRELKMKLAQAAAIGQRFLRTASPVVADEAPQIADIIYADIHKVLEVNRSLLSQEGMRQAVQWLSQARMIYSFGMGGGSTMMSDEARYRLVRLGRPVATYHDALLQRMVAATLNKNDVVLAFSTTGNVPELNSSCAVAKEYGARVVAITALGSPLAAMADVLLPLKSLETDFIFKPSSSRYAMMMVLDVLMAELAVQQKEHSQELLRRLKFTLDAHRGGGNREPLGD, encoded by the coding sequence GTGGAGCAGACACCTCATTCATTCGATATCGTTTCCCGCATCGCCGAGCGTAGCGGGCAATTGCGTCAGGCCGAACAAAAAGTGGCGCAGGCGATTCTGAGCGATTTGCCGTTTGCCGCCAGCGCAAGCATTCAGACGCTGGCGAAGCAGGCCGAAGTCAGCGAAGCCAGCGTGACCCGTTTTGCCAAAGCCATCGGTTGTCGCGATGTGCGCGAACTGAAGATGAAACTGGCGCAGGCCGCCGCCATCGGGCAGCGATTCTTGCGCACAGCCAGTCCAGTCGTCGCAGATGAAGCGCCGCAGATTGCCGACATCATTTATGCCGATATTCACAAGGTGCTGGAGGTCAATCGCAGCTTGTTGAGTCAGGAAGGCATGCGGCAAGCGGTGCAATGGCTGTCGCAGGCGCGCATGATTTATTCCTTTGGCATGGGCGGCGGCTCGACCATGATGTCGGATGAGGCGCGTTACCGGCTGGTTCGTTTGGGCCGCCCGGTCGCGACCTACCACGATGCCTTGCTGCAAAGAATGGTGGCGGCGACGCTTAATAAAAACGATGTGGTGCTGGCTTTTTCGACCACCGGCAATGTGCCCGAACTCAACTCCAGTTGCGCGGTGGCGAAAGAATATGGTGCGCGGGTCGTGGCAATTACCGCGCTGGGCTCGCCGCTGGCAGCGATGGCCGATGTGCTGCTGCCGCTGAAGTCGCTGGAAACCGATTTCATTTTCAAGCCATCTTCTTCGCGCTACGCCATGATGATGGTGCTCGATGTGTTGATGGCCGAGCTGGCGGTGCAGCAGAAAGAACATAGCCAGGAATTGTTGCGCCGCCTGAAATTCACGCTGGATGCGCATCGCGGCGGTGGTAACCGTGAGCCTTTGGGAGATTGA
- a CDS encoding sugar kinase, which translates to MTTDILAYGEAMVEFNQRTHDPRLYLQGFGGDTSNFCIAAARQGARSGYISALGNDIFGQQLRDLWRTEQVDASHVSDDAQAATGLYFVSHDSNGHHFSYARAGSAASRYTTAQLPLQAIAEAKVLHLSGISLAISASACDAGLAAMAHARQHGVRTSLDTNLRLKLWPLERAREQMRAAFSLCDICLPSWDDVSLLTGLDERDAIVDTLLSYGIGLVAFKLGAEGCYVATPDERRLIPPYPVEAFDATGAGDCFGGALIARLVAGDDPFLAARYANVCAALSTTGYGAVAPIPSAAQVNAILASA; encoded by the coding sequence ATGACGACAGACATTCTCGCTTACGGTGAGGCGATGGTGGAATTCAACCAGCGCACTCACGATCCGCGCCTGTATTTGCAGGGCTTTGGCGGTGACACTTCCAATTTCTGCATCGCCGCCGCCCGGCAAGGTGCGCGCAGCGGCTATATCAGCGCGCTAGGCAACGATATTTTCGGTCAGCAGTTGCGCGACCTGTGGCGCACCGAACAAGTCGATGCCAGCCATGTCAGTGACGATGCGCAAGCCGCCACCGGCCTGTATTTCGTTTCGCACGACAGCAACGGCCATCACTTCAGCTATGCGCGCGCCGGTTCTGCCGCCAGTCGCTACACCACGGCGCAATTACCACTGCAAGCCATCGCCGAAGCCAAAGTGCTGCATCTGTCCGGCATCAGTCTGGCGATCAGCGCCTCGGCATGCGACGCCGGTCTGGCCGCGATGGCACATGCGCGTCAGCACGGTGTACGCACCTCACTCGACACCAATCTGCGACTCAAACTCTGGCCGCTGGAACGCGCTCGCGAACAAATGCGCGCCGCCTTTTCTTTGTGCGACATTTGCCTGCCGAGCTGGGACGATGTCAGCTTGCTGACTGGTCTGGATGAGCGCGATGCGATTGTCGATACGCTGCTGTCGTACGGCATCGGGCTGGTGGCGTTCAAGCTCGGTGCAGAAGGTTGCTATGTCGCCACGCCCGACGAGCGGCGCTTGATACCGCCCTACCCGGTCGAAGCCTTCGACGCTACCGGTGCCGGCGACTGTTTTGGCGGCGCGTTGATCGCCCGTTTGGTGGCTGGCGACGATCCCTTCCTTGCCGCGCGCTACGCCAATGTCTGCGCCGCCTTATCGACTACCGGATATGGCGCAGTGGCACCGATTCCCTCGGCCGCGCAGGTCAACGCCATCCTGGCATCGGCTTAG